The Paenibacillus sp. YPG26 genome includes a window with the following:
- a CDS encoding AAA family ATPase: MKFVIIFGPQAVGKMTVGHELERLTGLKLFHNHMTIELVNPFFDYGTAAGARLVSLFRREIFEEMAKSGQAGMIFTYVWAFDLKSDWDYVEEISHIFESRGGTVYLVELEADLGARLERNKSPHRLLHKPTKRNFERSEQDLITTAERYRLNSREGEINKENYLRINNTRISPAETAQIIKDKFQL; this comes from the coding sequence ATGAAATTTGTCATTATTTTTGGGCCGCAGGCTGTCGGCAAAATGACCGTTGGACATGAACTGGAGCGACTGACAGGGCTGAAGCTTTTTCACAATCATATGACGATTGAGTTGGTGAATCCCTTCTTCGATTATGGTACGGCTGCAGGGGCACGTCTGGTCAGCTTGTTCCGCCGGGAGATATTTGAGGAGATGGCCAAGAGCGGCCAGGCGGGTATGATTTTCACATATGTGTGGGCATTTGACCTGAAGTCTGATTGGGATTATGTCGAGGAGATTAGCCATATCTTTGAATCCAGAGGCGGCACTGTGTATTTGGTTGAGCTTGAAGCGGATCTTGGGGCAAGGCTTGAGCGTAACAAGAGTCCACACCGATTGCTGCATAAGCCAACCAAGCGGAACTTCGAGCGATCTGAACAGGATCTGATAACAACCGCCGAGAGATACAGGCTCAATTCCCGCGAAGGTGAGATTAATAAGGAGAATTACCTCAGAATCAACAACACGAGGATTAGCCCTGCGGAGACGGCTCAGATTATTAAGGATAAGTTCCAGCTATAG
- a CDS encoding metallophosphoesterase family protein yields the protein MNRIAIISDIHGNIPALQAVLEDIRQRGVSTIYCLGDLIGKGPGGHVAVDVIKASCEQVVRGNWDDFIGKETTNDALKWHQAQLGPERLEYLGTLPFSIEFLMSGRYVRLFHASPRSLYERIQPWDSYESRLSLCEGSELCKDPRAADVIGYGDIHNAYLQHLNGKTLFNTGSVGNPLDLTSASYVILEGEVGSQDAADLNIQFIRVTYDIEAAIQEAVDAGMPLLNEYIQELRTAKYRGITT from the coding sequence ATGAACCGAATTGCAATTATATCCGACATTCACGGGAATATTCCAGCCCTTCAGGCTGTTCTTGAAGATATTCGTCAGCGCGGCGTCAGCACGATTTACTGCCTGGGCGATCTTATCGGGAAGGGGCCGGGCGGTCATGTGGCGGTGGATGTGATTAAGGCAAGCTGTGAACAGGTGGTGCGGGGGAACTGGGATGATTTTATTGGAAAAGAAACCACCAACGACGCATTAAAGTGGCATCAGGCTCAACTGGGACCGGAACGATTGGAATATCTGGGCACGCTCCCCTTCTCCATCGAATTCCTGATGAGCGGCAGATATGTTCGGCTGTTCCACGCCTCTCCAAGAAGTCTATATGAGCGCATCCAGCCTTGGGACAGCTACGAAAGCCGCCTCTCGCTGTGTGAAGGATCTGAGCTGTGCAAGGACCCGAGGGCGGCCGATGTGATCGGGTATGGGGACATCCACAACGCCTATCTCCAGCATCTGAATGGGAAGACACTGTTCAATACCGGAAGCGTAGGGAATCCGCTGGATCTGACCAGTGCTTCCTATGTAATACTGGAAGGCGAGGTCGGCAGCCAGGATGCGGCCGATCTGAATATTCAGTTCATAAGGGTGACTTATGATATTGAGGCGGCTATTCAGGAGGCTGTTGATGCCGGGATGCCGCTGCTGAATGAATATATTCAGGAGCTCAGAACTGCGAAGTACAGAGGGATTACCACATAA
- a CDS encoding NUDIX domain-containing protein yields the protein MTTTEMLDIFDQDMNHLGTASRQEAHAQGLWHQTFHCWVLNPSAERGPSLLLQLRHKNKDTFPGMLDTSCAGHLLAGETIQDGVRELEEELGLSVSLSDLLYCGRVAEEYVLSERLIDREFNHIFVYACDKPLQEYHFQLSEISGLFMVNLREFEKLLAGGRTTISAAGVLHDELEGVTSPVVREIGREDIALNSPEYFELLFNTIDERIIKSRGR from the coding sequence ATGACGACCACCGAAATGCTTGATATTTTTGATCAGGATATGAACCATCTGGGGACGGCCAGCCGCCAGGAAGCACATGCCCAGGGCTTGTGGCATCAGACTTTTCACTGCTGGGTTCTGAATCCATCAGCCGAGCGGGGGCCGAGCCTTCTGCTGCAGCTGCGCCACAAGAATAAGGATACATTCCCGGGCATGCTTGATACCTCATGCGCCGGACATCTCTTGGCTGGGGAGACGATACAGGACGGGGTGCGGGAGCTGGAGGAGGAGCTTGGGCTGTCCGTCTCCCTGAGCGACCTCCTTTATTGCGGCCGTGTGGCCGAGGAATATGTGCTATCCGAACGGCTCATTGACCGCGAGTTCAATCACATTTTTGTATATGCATGTGATAAGCCGCTCCAGGAGTATCATTTTCAACTGAGTGAGATTTCGGGCCTGTTCATGGTCAATCTTCGGGAGTTCGAGAAGCTTCTGGCCGGTGGACGCACGACCATTTCGGCTGCAGGTGTCCTGCACGATGAGCTTGAGGGAGTGACTAGCCCGGTGGTGCGGGAGATCGGCAGAGAGGATATCGCACTGAATTCGCCGGAGTACTTCGAGCTGCTTTTTAACACGATTGATGAGCGCATTATCAAAAGTAGAGGACGCTAG
- a CDS encoding GrpB family protein: MDQQWRIAPYEPQWWTGLFVNLGTRLRASLGSTALRIDHVGSTSVVGLDAKPIIDIQISVQNFDVESDYKSAIERLGYKLREENTDKTKKYFRELPGHRRTHIHVRQAGSFSEQMTLLFRDYLRVHPEDCSRYVQEKHRLMGLYNNERSKYVEGKGPIVWDILRQAHIWSQTTGWRPGRTDA, from the coding sequence ATGGATCAGCAGTGGAGAATAGCACCTTATGAGCCGCAGTGGTGGACGGGTCTGTTTGTTAATTTGGGAACCAGGCTTAGAGCCTCCCTGGGAAGTACCGCACTACGAATAGATCATGTGGGATCTACATCTGTTGTGGGCTTGGACGCGAAGCCGATCATAGATATTCAGATCTCGGTGCAGAATTTCGACGTTGAATCCGATTATAAGTCTGCCATTGAAAGATTAGGTTATAAGCTTCGTGAGGAGAATACGGATAAGACCAAGAAGTATTTCCGGGAACTACCTGGACATAGAAGGACACATATCCATGTAAGACAAGCAGGCAGCTTCTCGGAGCAGATGACCCTGCTTTTTCGCGATTACTTAAGAGTTCACCCGGAGGATTGCTCCAGATACGTCCAGGAGAAGCATCGTCTGATGGGATTGTACAATAACGAACGATCTAAGTATGTAGAGGGAAAAGGTCCTATTGTATGGGATATTCTGCGCCAAGCTCATATATGGTCACAGACAACCGGGTGGAGACCTGGCAGAACGGATGCATGA
- a CDS encoding protein tyrosine phosphatase translates to MKLLFICSRNKWRSLTAEKVFEQYSMYQVRSAGTEENARIKVTAGHIGWADLVFVMETKHARRLQEKFGPGLTGKRIIWLDIPDDYPFMNEELVEILKARVSEYIEVPGW, encoded by the coding sequence ATCAAGCTGCTGTTCATTTGTAGTCGGAATAAATGGAGAAGCCTGACGGCTGAGAAAGTCTTTGAGCAGTACAGCATGTATCAAGTGAGGTCCGCGGGGACTGAAGAGAACGCGAGAATTAAAGTAACGGCAGGCCACATTGGGTGGGCTGACCTTGTTTTTGTGATGGAGACCAAGCATGCGCGCAGACTCCAAGAGAAGTTCGGCCCGGGCCTCACCGGCAAAAGAATAATCTGGCTGGATATTCCAGACGATTATCCTTTTATGAATGAGGAACTGGTCGAAATTCTGAAAGCAAGAGTCTCGGAATATATCGAAGTGCCGGGTTGGTGA
- a CDS encoding YdcF family protein: protein MKFVPRNERGTSYLELSIALAALLMALLFRNNFAIALICGVVFAVIILRRIDFKKHVILKRALIACSVLLLVSFVIVESFVLSDFGTDDRAVTDADYVVILGSGLKGTRLSLTLKQRLDASLLYVNQHPEIPIIVSGGQGPGEDITEAAAMKKYLVSQGVAGDRIKLEDKSTSTKENLSFSKKLMQRSESSRPKIIIVTSDYHLFRAKYIAATLGYEAYGISGDSPLYLKPINMIREYLAVIKALL, encoded by the coding sequence ATGAAGTTCGTCCCGAGAAATGAACGCGGCACATCTTATCTGGAATTATCGATCGCCCTTGCCGCTTTGCTGATGGCATTACTCTTTAGAAACAACTTCGCCATCGCGTTGATATGTGGCGTGGTCTTTGCCGTCATCATCCTAAGAAGGATTGATTTCAAGAAGCACGTAATTCTAAAGCGAGCATTGATTGCTTGCTCTGTCCTGCTGTTAGTCTCCTTTGTGATTGTAGAGTCCTTTGTACTGTCAGACTTCGGCACAGATGACCGTGCGGTAACCGATGCCGATTATGTTGTAATTCTTGGATCGGGCCTCAAGGGAACACGGCTGTCACTAACCTTGAAGCAGCGGCTGGATGCAAGCCTGCTTTATGTGAACCAGCACCCGGAGATCCCTATTATCGTATCCGGAGGCCAAGGACCGGGGGAGGACATAACCGAGGCGGCAGCCATGAAGAAGTATCTTGTCAGCCAAGGGGTCGCGGGAGACCGAATCAAGCTGGAGGATAAATCGACAAGCACGAAGGAGAACTTGTCTTTCTCCAAGAAGCTAATGCAGCGCAGTGAAAGCAGCCGCCCTAAGATCATCATTGTCACCAGTGACTATCATTTGTTCAGAGCCAAATATATTGCGGCGACACTCGGCTATGAAGCCTATGGCATATCGGGGGATTCTCCCCTATATCTTAAGCCGATCAACATGATCCGAGAGTACCTGGCCGTGATCAAGGCTTTGTTGTAG
- a CDS encoding GNAT family N-acetyltransferase produces MGAIIEIMELHNLEPSALEQLSDLLVRIVEGGASIGFLSPLEFGEAATYWKQVIGRGVKLWIATRDDQVLGTVQLHLAGKKNASHRAEVAKLMVHPDHRRSGVARLLMKTLEEAAREEGRFLLVLDTREGDSSNDLYKSLGYIEAGRIPEFAQSAGGTLDTTVLYYKKLKYGKN; encoded by the coding sequence ATGGGAGCGATTATCGAAATTATGGAGCTCCACAATTTGGAGCCATCAGCCTTAGAGCAGTTGTCGGATTTACTCGTGCGCATCGTAGAGGGAGGCGCCTCCATTGGCTTTCTTTCGCCGCTTGAATTCGGGGAAGCTGCTACATACTGGAAGCAGGTGATCGGACGGGGCGTGAAGCTGTGGATCGCGACCCGGGATGATCAGGTTCTCGGTACCGTTCAGCTTCATTTAGCCGGGAAAAAGAACGCTTCTCACCGGGCTGAGGTCGCCAAATTAATGGTTCATCCAGACCACCGAAGAAGCGGCGTAGCCCGCCTGCTTATGAAGACCCTGGAGGAAGCTGCGCGGGAAGAAGGAAGGTTTCTGCTGGTGCTGGACACCAGAGAGGGAGATTCCTCTAATGACCTGTACAAGTCATTAGGCTATATCGAAGCAGGCCGTATCCCCGAGTTCGCACAGTCGGCGGGGGGAACTTTAGATACTACGGTTTTATATTACAAGAAGCTTAAATATGGAAAGAACTAA
- a CDS encoding histidine phosphatase family protein translates to MKHIYFIRHAAAAGQEPEAPLTEAGEAQAMQLASFLKDRGIEYIVSSPYVRAVETIRPLSGLAHIRIHTDDRLKERVLSPAPLENWMELLERTYAEEDFVLEGGESTAEAAGRGVAVLEELLTRTERTLAMVTHGVLLSLLIRHYQLDFGFEEWRRLSNPDVYLLEVSGSHAHLQRVWGTIIQL, encoded by the coding sequence TTGAAGCATATCTATTTTATCCGTCACGCGGCAGCAGCAGGCCAGGAGCCTGAGGCTCCGCTCACTGAGGCAGGAGAGGCCCAAGCTATGCAGCTGGCCAGTTTCCTTAAAGACCGAGGGATCGAGTACATAGTCTCAAGCCCTTACGTTAGAGCAGTTGAGACCATACGCCCATTAAGCGGGCTTGCCCATATTAGGATTCACACGGATGACCGTCTGAAGGAGAGAGTACTCAGTCCAGCTCCGCTTGAGAATTGGATGGAGCTGCTTGAGCGGACCTATGCTGAGGAGGACTTTGTTCTTGAAGGCGGCGAGTCTACTGCGGAGGCTGCAGGCAGAGGGGTGGCTGTTCTTGAGGAACTTCTGACAAGGACGGAGAGAACATTAGCCATGGTAACACATGGTGTACTATTATCCTTGTTAATCAGACACTATCAACTGGACTTTGGCTTTGAGGAATGGAGGAGGTTATCTAATCCTGACGTGTATTTACTTGAGGTAAGCGGCAGCCATGCTCACTTGCAGCGGGTATGGGGGACTATAATCCAACTATAA
- the speE gene encoding polyamine aminopropyltransferase produces the protein MELWFTEKQTPAFGITAKIRETLVTEKTDFQDLAMIDTEEFGRMLVLDGMVMTTIKDEFVYHEMVAHPALFTHPNPKHVLVVGGGDGGVIREVLKHPGVEKAVLVEIDGKVIEYSKQYLPEIAGELDNPRVEVLVNDGYMHIIENKNKYDVIMVDSTEPVGPAAPLFERGFYQGIHEALKEDGIFVAQTDNPWFKADLIQKVNKDVKEIFPIVRVYGANIPTYPSGLWTFTLGSKTHDPLQVDETQIPEIDTKYYTPRLHKAAFVLPKFVEDLVK, from the coding sequence ATGGAATTGTGGTTTACTGAGAAACAGACTCCGGCGTTCGGCATTACAGCGAAGATCCGGGAAACGTTGGTTACGGAGAAGACAGATTTTCAAGATTTGGCGATGATTGACACTGAGGAATTTGGACGTATGCTCGTCCTGGACGGCATGGTCATGACTACGATCAAAGATGAATTCGTCTATCATGAAATGGTCGCGCATCCGGCGCTGTTCACCCATCCTAATCCAAAGCACGTGCTCGTTGTGGGCGGTGGAGATGGCGGGGTTATCCGTGAAGTTCTCAAGCACCCTGGTGTAGAGAAAGCGGTACTCGTTGAGATCGACGGCAAGGTTATCGAATACTCGAAGCAATACCTGCCTGAAATTGCCGGTGAGCTGGACAACCCTCGTGTAGAGGTTCTGGTGAATGACGGATATATGCATATTATCGAAAATAAAAATAAATACGATGTCATCATGGTGGATTCCACGGAACCTGTGGGCCCTGCGGCTCCGCTGTTCGAGCGTGGCTTCTACCAAGGCATCCATGAAGCTCTGAAGGAAGATGGTATCTTCGTCGCTCAGACGGACAACCCTTGGTTCAAGGCTGACCTGATCCAGAAGGTCAACAAAGACGTGAAGGAGATCTTCCCGATCGTTCGTGTATACGGTGCGAACATCCCTACTTACCCAAGTGGTCTGTGGACGTTCACGCTTGGAAGCAAAACCCATGATCCGCTGCAAGTGGACGAGACTCAAATTCCTGAGATCGATACGAAATATTACACACCGCGCCTGCACAAGGCCGCGTTCGTGCTTCCTAAATTCGTTGAAGATCTGGTGAAATAG
- the speB gene encoding agmatinase, with protein MKLDQAYSGNVFICSSDNYEESKAVIYGMPMDFTVSYRPGSRFGPARIRQASVGLEEYSPYLDKSIVDMTYFDAGDLLLPFGNAARSLEVIGEYVRGLLADGKFPIGLGGEHLVSWPIFQEVYAKYPDLALIHIDAHADLRENYEGEPLSHSTPVRKAAELMGGKNIYQFGIRSGSKEEFLYGRENINFYPFEVAAPLKQALPKIGRRPVYVTIDIDVLDPSAAPGTGTAEAGGITSKELLEAVHLIAGSDVNVVGCDLVEVAPIYDPTEQTQIVAAKLIREMLLGFVK; from the coding sequence ATGAAATTGGATCAAGCCTATTCCGGCAATGTCTTCATCTGCAGCTCCGACAATTATGAAGAGTCCAAAGCGGTCATCTACGGGATGCCGATGGACTTCACGGTCAGCTACCGTCCGGGCTCCCGGTTCGGCCCAGCCCGTATCCGCCAGGCTTCCGTAGGACTTGAAGAATACAGCCCATACCTGGATAAAAGCATTGTCGATATGACCTATTTCGACGCAGGCGATCTGCTGCTGCCATTCGGCAACGCAGCCCGCAGCCTTGAGGTCATCGGGGAATATGTGCGCGGCCTGCTGGCTGACGGCAAATTCCCGATCGGTCTCGGCGGCGAGCATCTCGTCTCCTGGCCGATCTTCCAGGAAGTGTACGCCAAGTATCCGGATCTGGCCCTCATTCATATCGACGCGCATGCAGACCTGCGCGAGAACTATGAAGGCGAGCCGCTGTCCCACTCCACCCCTGTGCGTAAGGCAGCTGAACTTATGGGCGGGAAGAATATCTACCAATTCGGAATCCGTTCCGGCTCCAAGGAAGAGTTTCTGTATGGACGCGAGAACATCAACTTCTATCCGTTTGAAGTTGCGGCTCCGCTCAAGCAGGCTCTGCCGAAGATTGGCCGTCGTCCTGTCTATGTAACCATTGATATCGACGTGCTTGATCCTTCTGCAGCACCGGGTACAGGTACCGCAGAAGCAGGCGGAATCACATCCAAAGAGCTTCTCGAAGCCGTGCATTTGATCGCCGGCTCCGATGTGAACGTAGTGGGCTGTGACCTGGTAGAGGTGGCGCCGATCTACGATCCAACAGAACAGACTCAGATTGTTGCCGCCAAGCTGATCCGTGAAATGCTGCTTGGATTTGTGAAATAA
- a CDS encoding radical SAM protein — protein MPETTYEHVNTKQTLNRVKEERMPFDWSINPYRGCAHGCSFCYARAFQSFIGRGAEDEFQHHIVLKQNAPEALEGQLSRMAGKFGYDIEAMRRHIGQVTIGTATDPYQPIEAKAQLTRDCLKLLAKYRIRTSITTRSPLVVRDLDILTQMSDLSMNISLNSLDAELIRRLEPASPHPQMRLETVHKLAESGIHTGIFAAPVLPLLSDSEDSMDALLSAAKERGAAFAMVSLLRLSRDVKAWYMSTLRTHYPELVPAYVDLYGQGHYADRRYIDRFTEMSSRLLRKHRLSGLPGGTGAVGVGVGVGIEVGIEVEVEVEVEVEVEVEAGVVGAGEDGKLLPEKPKNPAPVPPAVKAGRFPAPAAAVTKDEIQLEAEQLSFPF, from the coding sequence GTGCCTGAGACTACCTACGAGCATGTGAATACCAAGCAGACACTTAACCGGGTAAAAGAAGAGCGGATGCCCTTCGACTGGTCCATCAATCCCTACCGGGGCTGCGCCCATGGGTGCAGCTTCTGTTATGCCCGGGCCTTTCAGTCCTTCATCGGGCGGGGCGCTGAAGATGAGTTCCAGCATCATATTGTTCTGAAGCAGAATGCACCTGAAGCACTGGAGGGCCAACTATCCCGGATGGCGGGAAAGTTCGGGTACGATATCGAAGCGATGCGAAGACATATTGGTCAGGTTACGATTGGAACAGCTACAGATCCTTACCAGCCGATTGAGGCAAAGGCCCAGCTGACCCGTGATTGTCTCAAGCTGCTGGCCAAGTACCGGATCAGAACCAGCATTACTACCCGATCGCCGCTTGTGGTGAGGGATCTGGATATCCTGACCCAAATGAGCGATCTATCCATGAACATCAGTCTCAATTCACTGGATGCGGAGCTTATCCGCCGCCTGGAGCCCGCCTCCCCGCATCCCCAGATGAGGCTGGAGACCGTGCACAAGCTGGCCGAGAGCGGCATTCACACAGGAATCTTCGCGGCGCCTGTGCTACCGCTGCTATCCGATTCCGAGGATAGTATGGATGCCCTGCTCTCGGCTGCCAAGGAACGCGGTGCCGCATTCGCCATGGTATCCCTTTTGCGCCTATCCAGGGATGTTAAGGCCTGGTATATGAGTACACTTCGTACCCATTATCCGGAGCTCGTCCCTGCTTACGTAGATTTGTACGGGCAGGGACATTATGCCGATCGTCGATATATCGACAGGTTCACAGAAATGTCCAGCCGCTTACTCCGTAAGCATAGGTTATCCGGGCTCCCTGGAGGAACTGGAGCGGTTGGGGTTGGGGTTGGGGTTGGGATTGAGGTTGGGATTGAGGTTGAGGTTGAGGTTGAGGTTGAGGTTGAGGTTGAGGTTGAGGCGGGAGTGGTTGGAGCGGGAGAGGACGGCAAGCTTCTTCCGGAGAAGCCGAAGAATCCCGCGCCTGTGCCCCCAGCCGTGAAGGCAGGCAGATTCCCGGCTCCCGCTGCTGCTGTCACGAAGGATGAGATTCAGTTGGAGGCAGAGCAGCTGTCCTTCCCGTTCTAG
- a CDS encoding DUF1934 domain-containing protein, translated as MPDYTPASITLTSLQDGAETVQSYQGQVFNSGSGIFLKYEEQGQGPTGEEVTRVTVLITPGELKLIRHGSVESSQSFQEGRRLPGYYRAAYTSFNLSTQTHSLTLNLDGLSGTARWKYDLYVYDELAGQFDISLHIQEEVGHDTQSIRGN; from the coding sequence ATGCCGGACTACACACCCGCATCCATTACATTGACAAGCCTGCAGGATGGGGCCGAGACGGTTCAGAGCTACCAGGGCCAGGTGTTCAACTCAGGCAGTGGAATCTTCCTCAAGTATGAGGAACAAGGTCAAGGGCCTACAGGCGAAGAGGTTACCCGGGTCACCGTCTTAATCACCCCAGGCGAGCTGAAGCTCATCCGGCACGGATCAGTCGAATCGTCACAGTCCTTTCAGGAGGGACGAAGGCTTCCGGGTTATTACCGGGCGGCTTACACGTCTTTTAACTTGTCCACACAGACCCATAGTCTAACCTTGAATCTGGATGGATTATCGGGGACCGCCAGGTGGAAATATGATCTGTACGTCTATGATGAATTAGCTGGACAGTTCGACATCAGTTTACATATACAGGAGGAAGTTGGACATGACACACAATCCATTAGAGGAAATTAA
- the argS gene encoding arginine--tRNA ligase: MTHNPLEEINQKVIEAITAAILAAGLVTKEELPAIKLEVPKEKTHGDLATNAAMQLTKIAKKNPRQIAEAILEHLDYSSASIEKAEIAGPGFINFTLTKSYLYPVLEQVYAQGEDYGRINLGQGQKIQVEFVSANPTGSLHLGHARGAAVGDALCNLLEHAGYDVTREYYINDAGNQVANLAKSIEARYLQELGQSAEMPEDGYHGEDIKGFAKELVADQGDSLLSRTPGERAAFLRKYGLDKELDKIKRDLSRFRVHFDSWFSETSLYENGQVEASLQELKDKGQTFELDGATWLRTTDYGDDKDRVLVKNDGTYTYLTPDISYHRNKFNRGYDRMINIFGADHHGYIPRLKAAMAGLGKDPDKLTVLIAQMVSLFQDGEKVKMSKRTGKAVTMVDLMDEVGVDAIRYFFTMRSMDSHLDFDMDLAVSTSNENPVYYVQYAHARICSVFRQAEEQGIAIPAPADVDLTKLTAEHEYALLRKIGELPEEIETAAVNFAPHRLVRYVYELASLFHSYYRAERVITEDAQQTAARLVLLGATRRVIARVLALIGVEAPDRM, translated from the coding sequence ATGACACACAATCCATTAGAGGAAATTAACCAGAAGGTAATTGAAGCCATCACGGCGGCAATCCTGGCTGCGGGACTCGTAACCAAGGAAGAGCTCCCTGCGATCAAGCTCGAAGTACCTAAGGAGAAGACCCATGGCGATCTGGCCACTAATGCGGCGATGCAGCTGACCAAGATTGCGAAGAAGAATCCCCGTCAGATTGCCGAGGCCATTCTTGAGCATTTGGACTATAGCAGCGCTTCTATTGAAAAAGCCGAGATCGCCGGTCCGGGGTTCATTAACTTCACCTTGACCAAGAGTTATCTCTATCCCGTTCTTGAGCAGGTTTATGCGCAAGGGGAAGACTATGGCCGGATTAATCTTGGCCAAGGCCAGAAGATTCAAGTTGAATTCGTCAGTGCGAATCCGACAGGCAGCCTGCATTTGGGGCACGCGCGCGGCGCGGCCGTAGGAGATGCCCTATGCAACCTGCTCGAACATGCCGGATATGACGTAACCCGCGAATATTATATCAATGATGCCGGTAATCAGGTTGCTAACCTGGCGAAGTCCATTGAAGCCCGCTATCTGCAGGAGCTTGGCCAGTCTGCCGAGATGCCGGAGGATGGTTATCACGGTGAAGATATCAAAGGCTTTGCCAAAGAATTAGTGGCCGATCAAGGGGATTCTCTTCTGTCCCGGACACCTGGTGAACGCGCAGCATTCCTGCGCAAGTACGGCTTGGACAAAGAGCTGGACAAGATCAAGCGCGACTTGAGCCGTTTCCGGGTTCATTTTGACAGCTGGTTCAGCGAGACCTCCCTGTATGAGAACGGGCAGGTGGAAGCTTCGCTTCAGGAGCTTAAGGACAAAGGCCAGACCTTTGAGCTTGACGGAGCTACCTGGCTTAGAACGACCGATTACGGCGACGATAAAGACCGCGTACTCGTGAAGAATGACGGCACGTATACGTACCTCACGCCGGACATTTCTTATCACCGCAACAAGTTCAACCGCGGCTATGACCGTATGATCAATATTTTTGGAGCTGACCACCACGGGTACATCCCACGTCTCAAAGCCGCTATGGCAGGCCTGGGCAAAGACCCGGACAAGCTGACGGTTCTGATTGCCCAAATGGTCAGCCTGTTCCAGGACGGGGAGAAAGTAAAAATGTCCAAGCGGACAGGTAAAGCAGTTACCATGGTCGACCTGATGGACGAGGTAGGCGTAGACGCGATCCGTTACTTCTTCACGATGCGCAGCATGGACTCGCATCTGGACTTTGATATGGATCTCGCGGTATCGACCTCCAACGAGAACCCGGTCTACTATGTGCAGTACGCACATGCGCGGATCTGCAGTGTCTTCCGTCAAGCTGAAGAGCAGGGAATTGCTATTCCAGCTCCGGCTGATGTAGACCTGACGAAGCTGACCGCCGAGCATGAATATGCGCTGCTCCGCAAGATCGGCGAGCTGCCTGAAGAGATTGAGACAGCGGCTGTTAACTTTGCGCCGCACCGTCTTGTGCGCTATGTGTATGAACTTGCCTCCTTGTTCCACAGCTATTACAGAGCCGAGCGCGTCATCACCGAAGACGCGCAGCAGACCGCGGCGCGCCTCGTGCTGCTCGGCGCTACCCGCCGTGTAATCGCGCGCGTACTCGCGCTCATCGGCGTAGAAGCCCCAGACCGCATGTAG